From Pseudorasbora parva isolate DD20220531a chromosome 14, ASM2467924v1, whole genome shotgun sequence:
GTTGTAACTGTTGATTGATAATTTTTGTGACGATTTGTTGTTATTAATGAATTATGTTCTTTGGCATTGTTACATGTTTCCTATAGGctcatatttaataatttgtttatttattttaatttgtttatttatttgttttaatttattattttatttctgaaagttttttttcattttgtaattttaagtattttgtgttatttataaTGATTACATTCTAAGCAATTTCCTATAATGTGTTATTTTAccataattttattaaaatatttattatttttgaaacTGAGCCAGACAATGTTTACCTATTTGTTAATCGAATAAAACACTTCAACAATTTAATccagtctttatttttttaatttctggAGATTTATGTGTTTATATACAACAACTTAGACTCCCTGTGTTCTACCaccggtcacaattgtgaccagAGATAAAACTAATTTTTTCATGgacttttcaaatatttttttacattattgacATTGATTGTTTAATATACTTACAAATACAACACAAACTCATATATTTCATCTCTGGGAAAAATTTGGGATTAAATGGGTTAAGAACAGTTGTTTAAAAGTTAATgcactttgttaaaaaaaaaaaaaaaacatttcaataaaAGATGCAGTATTTGATTTGGTTCATTTGCTTATTGCGCTCGCTCGCACCCTCTTGTGGGCATGGGAAACAATACATTACTTTTTCCCCTCTAACATTAAAGGTGCCATAGGTGATTCTCTACATAAAGAAATGTTATCCTGGTTGGGATaacagtatttaaatgagtttaagttagtcgtatgctagtatgtcagatggagcatcactgactggcttaaaccatgatggcagtgtgcatttatacaacaataataaaataatgcatcaacataaaaaaggaaatttacttttgatacttaagtacttttacttctgtacttttacttaagtaaaaatgagtttttacaacttgtaacggagtaatatttgaccagttgtacttttacttttactcaagtaatgaagttgtgtactttgtccacctctggatTCCCCACACCGGAAAGCTCACAACGTCAACTTTCAGAAGTGTTTGACAGTGAATGGGTGTGTTAGAAAATGTAATAACTCAAAAGTTCAAACTACTGTTTTTTTCTAATAAATTCaacaatttcaaaagttcagGCTAATAATTTTAACAGAAAATAATGAAATACTGTAAAATCCTGTTAACTGCAAGTCAACTGCATAAAGTAAACATTTATCTGAATATGAGTAATTTTACTGCAAATTATATAAGTATGAAAAATACACTTACCTAGACAATTAATGAGACAGAACTTGACACGTTAATACTTAagaatttttattaataatattaagttacaaaaataaattaatccatggtttatttttaatgagtcTTAAATTaccaatttaagattgaacatggTTCTGGGGAGTCTACTTGTATTTTTTACTACACAAGAGGGGTGATCAACAGGAATAGTTCAAATGAAAAATGATATTTGAATCTCGTTCtgcaaaataaacaaatctttttttccaagtcatttcattcatttaagcaaaatataatttacatgttacattttttcaacacatttagtacttttggaataaaaaaataaactataagCTAATGCAGTCATGGCCACATTTtcagaaataaattaattaattgctTAGCTGGGTCGTCAGGCTATGCATGCAGTCAAGTTCACCTCATCTCCCGATCCAAATCGTGACAGCTTCATATGTAATACATGCATCCGGAAACAGACAAGATTAGTTAATCTCTCGAGTCTCCGAGTCATTCGTTCATCAAGTCCCAGCACCATAGGCAAGGCTATGGAGTcaccggaaacagaaaagattactTCATCTATCGGCTCTTCTCATTAGAGTCGTTCGTTTAAGTCCCCATATAGGCTGAATGCAGAAACGgttcatctctcgagtcttcaGGTCTTAGTCTCGTTCTTTTGTCACCTGACCGCTTCCCGGTTCAGTATCTCGCAACATATACAACATTACAGTCGTATTATTGACTGcatgttgtaatatatttattataaaaaccATCAGAAGATATGTGCAATAAACCTTTATGCCTGTCAATTTTGAATAACCCAATGTGTCGAGGATTCATTGGAAAATCAATTATACTAGCTAAAAAAACTGAACCAAAAACAAAAACCTACTCACTTGTTTGTGAGGAAGGTTGTGAATGAACTAATTTCTGTTTCCAACACGACTGTCACATCACGAACAAGACTCGGACCAAAGACTCGAGATGAACTAATCCTTTCTGTTTCCGGTGACTGCATAGCCTTGTCTATACAGGGCTGGGACTTGATGAACGAATGAACTAATCATTTGTTCTCTGTACAGAACATATAGGATGTTGCGCATGCGTGTTCAatacaaaatgaacgaatcattcTCTGAGACAACTTGTTctcgagtcatattaaagattcgttcaaaatgaacgacTCTTGcatgaacgacacatcactATTGGAgaatccttcaaccaatcagaccacaagagggcaacgacccatcatgttaaacccgccaatagcgcaccaggtggataagccagtctgtgattggttcctgcaaaagtgtaacagaagcagtagaaacgaatgtacaggtttccagactgagatGCAGAGCGAAATCCAcaaaatcgccggcagatcaggcggggtttacccagtctagctTAATTtggtttcacacacaaaaaaaaaatgcttcacACTTCACACATTATAAAACTGATTATGAAAAGATTGTCAACTAGCGGACAGAAACATTAAAACACATGGTTTGTTCTTTTCATTAACACTGTTCAAATCAGTGAAACTGACACTATATAATGAAACCGACATGaaatatacagtgaggaaaataagtatttgaacaccctgctattttgcaagttctcccacttggaaatcatggagggatCTGAAATTTTcattgtaggtgcatgtccactgtgagagacataatctaaaataaaaaaaatccaaaaatcacaatgtatggtttttttaacaattcatttgtatgatacagctgcaaataagtatttgaacacctgtctatcagctagaattctgaccctcaaagacctgttagtctgcttTTAAAATGTCCAATTCCATTcaatttattatcctaaattatatgcacctgtttgaggtcgttatctgcataaagacacctgtccaccccatacaatcagtaagaatcaaactactaacatggccaagaccaaagagctgcccaaagacactagagacaaaattgtacacctccacaaggttggaaagggctacggggaaaatGCCAAgtagcttggtgaaaaaaggtccacggCTGGAGCAATCATTCGAAAATacaagaagctaaacatgactgtcaatatccctcggactggggctccatggaAGATCtgacctcgtggggtctcaatgatcctaagaaatgtgagaaatcagcccagaactacacaggaggagctggtcaatgacctgaaaagagctgggaccacagtttccaaggttactgttggtaatatactaagacgtcatggtttgaaatcatgcatggcacagaaggttcccctgcttaaacaacgagcacatgtccaggcccatcttaagtttgccactgaccatttggatgatccagaggagtcatgggagaaagccATGTgatcagatgagaccaaaatagaactttttggtcataattccactaaatgtgtttggaggaagaagaatgatgagtaccatcccaagaacaccatccctactgtgaagcatgggggtggtagcatcatgctttgggggtatTTTTCagcacatgggacagggtgactgcactgtagtaaggagaggatgaccgggccatgtattgcgagattttggggaacaacctccttccctcagttagagcattgaagatgggtcgaggctgggtcttccaacatgacaatgacccgaagcacacagccaggataaccaaggagtggttctgtaagaagcatatcaaggttctggcatggcctagccagtctccagacctaaacccaatagagaatctttggagggagctcaaactccgtgtttctcagcgacaggccagaaacctgactgatctagagaagatctgtatcgaggagtgggccaaaatccctcctgcggTGTGTGCAAAcatggtgaaaaactacaggaaacgtttgacctctacaattgcaaacaaaggctactgtactaAATagtaacattgattttctcaggtgtagattatgtctctcacagtggacatgcagctacgatgacaatttcagatccctccatgatttccaagtgggagaacttgcaaaatagcagggtgttcaaatatttTCCTTACTGTAGatttcaaatgactctgtacacaactggatagtagtgggaagttcagATCATTTTACCGACTCTGATCTGAGAGTCTCGCgcagcaaaatgaacaaatcttttttcaAGTCATTTCGTTCATTTAAGCAAAATCTAATTAACATGTTACATTTTTTCAACACATTTAGTACttttggaataaaaaaataaactataagCTAATGCAGTAATGGCCACATTTTGAGAAGGAAATTATTGATTAATTGCTTATCTAGTTTGTATGCAGTCAGTCAGTTAGTTCACCTCATCTCCCGATCCAAATTGTGACAGCCTCATAAGTAATACATGCATCCGGAAACAGACAAGATCAGTTAATCTCTCGAGTCTCCGAGTCATTCGTTCATCAAGTCCCAGCACCATAGGCAAGGCTATGGAATcaccggaaacagaaaagattactTCATCTATCGAGTCTTCTCATTAGAGTCGTTCGTTTAAGTCCCCATAGGCTGAATGCAGAAACGGTTCATCTCTCGAGTATCCGTCTTCAGGTCTGACTCTGAGTAtcgttcttttgtcacatgACCGCTTCCCGGTTTAGTGTCTCGCAACATATACAACGTTACAGTCGTATTATTCTAAAAAAACTgaaccaaacaaaaaaaactatgcaCTTGTTTGTGAGGAAGGTTGTGAGTGAACTAATTTCTGTTTCCAACACGGCTGTCACATCACGTGACAAAAGAACAAGACTCGGACCAAAGGCTCAAGATGAACTAATCCTTTCTGTTTCCGGTGACTGCATAGCCTTGTCTATACAGGGCTGGGACTTGATCAACGAATGAACTAATCATTTGTTTCCTGTACAGAACATACGGGATGTTGCGCATGCGcgttcaacacaaaatgaacgaatcattcTCTGAGACAACTTGTTctcgagtcatattaaagattcggTCAAAATGAACGCCTCTTGCATGAACAACACATCACTATTGGAgaatccttcaaccaatcagaccacaagaaggCACCGACACTgcatgttaaacccgccaatagtgcaccaggtggataagccagtctgtgattggttcctgcaaaagtgtaacagaagcagtagaaatgaatgtacaggtttccagactgagttgcagagcgaaatcaaattgccggcagatcaggcggggtttacccagtctagctTAATTTGGTTTCACACACTAAAAAAATTGCTTCACACTTCACTTCACACATTATAAAACTGATTATGAAAAGATTGTCCACTAGAGGACAGAAACATTAAAACACATGGTTTGTTCTTTTCATTAACACTGTTCAAATCAGTGAAACTGACACTATATAATGAAACCGACATGAAATATACAGGCCATGAATATCTCCATAATAGATAAGGTCACAGTTAACGGTAACAGAgctttaaaataacaatttgaattcaaattaaaagaaacaatttGTCATTACTTTTCACAGGTTCATTTCAAAGACATTTTCCAGATGTTAAAGCTTGTAAAAGCATACAGGGATAATGTCGCTATAGACGAGAGCTTTCAGAGATCTGTCAATTGTTCATCAGTGAATTAGTCTCCTCTGGCTCGGATGCATCCTCTCTGCCTTCTGACGAATCTGTAAGAAAGTGTTGATGTTACAACTACTCAACTAATGCCTAAAATATACAAGAGGGGAGAAATAGATAATGCCATTAGATATTGAAATTATCAAGCTTTTAACATTGCACTAGATGATCTTTTAATGCAATATAGGAACCATTTGTTAAATTTAGCCAATAAATCcagtaaaatgtattattcaGTCTAACTTCATTGTACTGACAGAACTAAGGTACTCACCTTGGACAATAAATGTCTTTGAGATCATATTTCTCCCATTCCTGGTGATATTTAGTTTATAAATGCCAAAGTCTGAAGGTCTGATGTCATTGATTGTGAGATATCCAGTCATTCGATTCAGGTGTACTCGGTCATCATGATGGTGACGAACACTGCTGTTCTGTTCATTCACTCTGACAATGACATCAAATGGATTGGTGTAATCTGTGCCGGCTTTTCCAAACCTCCACTGCAGCATATCGCAACTTTGTATTTTAGTGATGCCAGTGTTTAGAGTGACGGACTGTCCCAACATCACTGACACCGTCTTCAGTTCAACTTTCTCAGGATCGGCACTCTCAGCTGAACAAACAGGAATGAAGATTGAGATTAAACACTGTAATGGTGTTTGATGACAGAATAGACTCAGTAAGTATCTTACCATTATTCAGCTCAATGTCTTGCACAGGAGCTTGGGCTGTTTAAACAAAAGGTAAGAAAAATTGTTATACAATATAATACacgtgtatatatacacacatgccTGTCTTGGTGAGTATCCTAGAAAGCATAGTACAGGGATGAAAGTGAAAAAGTCATATTCCTTTAAATGATACATCGAGATCAGGAGCGTTTTAAGGAAAGATGTTTTGAAACGCTTTAATATAAAATCtaaacgcaccctagcggcagcaaatttaatctgcccgcaagtgtcgtctagcaactctcaatacccttctgagctgtattcgcctaactcttgccgggccaatcacatcgtgtatagagtcggtgggcggggccataatgacgccggccgagttgcgtttgcgtgcttctagtaaacacagaaactggcgaacggcggtctttcgaatcagctttgaccgcgactcttgaagacttggagttaagcttttctctgagaaaagaacggcactgaagtcattcttaaaaagggaagatgtgttcggagttttgccgaccggatacggcgaatgtttaatctatcaacgagctctgcttcaccttcgttgctctggttggtgtagcgctatcctatcgcgtgcagagggagtttgaaagacaaccgtttatcccgcccctcggattgtgctgtcaatggtgagtttccagaccaaacatcttgatgtgggatTGTCAGGCTAGTTGTATGGTGTAAGACGGATGAATGGTTGTCATTAATCAGTAGCCTTCTACAAACCATGTCAATAGAAGTGGGAACTGATTAATTCCTTACCCACTTGATCTGCATTTCTACATCTAATGAATATCCCAACAGCCACGTCTAGGACAATTACTCCAATGAAAACACAGGCCAGCACTAGATGAATTAACTTGTTCACTGTAAAACAATAGATCAGAGTGAGTTAACATACAAAACTTGTATGTGCAAAAACTGATATCTGAAATGGGTCAGATTATAGCAATGTCAACGTTGTAGTAATGGGAAACCTGAGAACTGGAAATAAAGTATCAATAATGTAGAGAAAAATAATTCAGTGCTGATGTACCTGAACATGGCCGACAGAGTTGAGTGATGTCCAGATGTTGAGTCTGGTTGCTGATGGGATTGTTCAGcacacagctgtaggtgtttttatcctgatattccacctccagaggtagagagagattgatgctgagatcagacacactgatgctggacaataaattgtttcctttgaaccaggagagagtcacatgactcacaTTCACCACTGATGAACACACCAGTGAACAATATGAGGATGATGAAGAACAGTCTCTGCTGATGACAGGAACAGGCAGACGAGCTGAAAAACATTCAGAGAGAATAAACAGAAAACTATAATTTGCAGCTAAATCAACcgttataaatattaatatgtaTCTAAATAGAGGCACCTTGATAAAATAGTTTGAAGAAATGTGTACACTTTCTACTAATCAGACCACAGCAGAAAGGGGAAATCACTAATCAGGGGAAGGAGTCAAGTTACTGTGAAATTTGACATTATTCGCAAACACGTTTTACTCTCATCATGTGATGCATAAGAAGAATCATGTAGCAAATTAATTGATTATAAACCTTGGCTCATAATATTGACTTACTCATAAGTAAGACTTTTAAATGTCCCATACATACAACACTAAATAAAGGTGTAAATGGGGTCTAAaatgttttgagcttgtccactttcaaaCTTTTCCATTTGTAGTCAAAAATTAGTGTAGTGGTACTAAatgtagtgttgtagtactcaaGACTTGGTCTCAAGACCAGTCTTAAGACCATTGGTTGacagtcttggtcttgtctcggTCTCGGCTGCATTTCAACTcagtcttgtcttggtctcagacTTAGAAAACTCTGGATTTTATCTCAAGACCACAACTGCAAATATCACTAAATTGTCCGATTAAATATCATTCATGAGAATAATATGCTACTGAAAGACCGTCTTCTCTCCGCCTAATGCTCAAACATTACGGGAAGCGCTCGAGCGGCCAGAATAGATTTGAACTTTGTCGGCTGAAGACCCAAatttggtttgaagatgaaaaacgtACCAAGAACAATGTTCTCTCaacattcctgatttctaacacacactcacagcattCAGCTGGTCTTGCGGCTCTCAGCAGAAACGAAAGCTGATGCTCTCCGTGTGTTCTTTCGTTGTCTCCAGCATTCATAAATTGCGCGAGATTATTTCATCCCTTAGATTGAAAGATCTGAAAAGACCCATACATTTACCTGCCCATAGACCCTCACtttgaagaaatcaggacagaagtgttTGAAAGATGATACGAGACACTGCAGTTCGAACTAATATCGTCTGAAGTGGTGTGTATTGTTCTGGCGCTCTTGTCAATGTCGTGTCATTAGTCCATCGTCTCTTTTTCGTTTTACGATGTTTGAAATCTGTGTATGGAAGAGCTGTGCTCCTATTGGTCAATGCCACAGATGTGACAGAACCCGCCGTGGAAGGCCGAGAAAACTGCAAACATGCTAGTCTTCTGTCGTGACAAGGTGAAGCGACACAGACTGGTTGGTTGTCGTCCACTATGACACACTTTACTAGATAAAACGATCAACTCTTGTATCCTTATACAAGGATATTGATACAGAGTCCTATATTCTCCTCAAATGCCAAACAATTACACTGTCTCTCCTTGGGTTGCTCGTCTCAAATTATACAGGCTATACTGAGCTGAGACTCATGTTACCCTTCACAATAGAAACCAGATACTGTAGGTTCAGCTTGTATTTATGATAGTTGAATGATGGGGCTCAGTGGTAGTTACCATGATAACTTAGTAAAATTTCTCACCATGTGTTAGTTTTGCTGCTGACTGACATTGTCCAGTATGGAAcaaaactgtaatgcaatgaAATCAAACCGAATGCAAACTATATTTTAACTACTCACCATAAACCAAAATTCGAATTGTTTTGCCACCAGCTAGTTCATAAAGTCCAGAGTGTtcagttgtgatgtttgtgatggtGAGATCTCCAGTTTGATCATCCAGCTTCAGTTTGTCTCTGAATATCCCACCAAAAACATCCTCAAATAACGAGACCTTGATATTAGTAATTTTGTTGATCTGAGCTATACGAATGTGTTCAGGTCCAAATGCCCACACTATCAGCTCAAAAGCTCTCTGTGTTTCAGAAAGACTGGCATGTAGAGTGATAGATTCTCCCTCCATCACTAACTTCACTTCATCTCCAGCAGCAAACTCACCTGAAGAACAGACAAACAGTTTTTCAAATGGAGATAATTTCTTTCTAAACAACTTCTTCAgacttaaaaggatagttcacccaaaaattcaaattagcccatgttttactcaccctcaagtcatcctaggtgtatgacattcttctttcggacgaacacaatcagagttatattaaaaaatatcctggctttTGCCAGCTTTATAATGTCAGTGAATGGTGTTTTAGATTTTGAATCCCcaaaaaagtaatccatacgactccaggaggttaataaaggccttctgaagcaaagtgatgcattttttttgtaagaaaaatatacatatttataactttataaactataatcactggcttctGGTAACAGCCGCACGCCGGTTTAAGAGTAACCTTTGACCCGACGCAAGACAGCCGAGCGCTGATGAGGGGGCGTGTGAAATACTGATCACATAAACAGCATTTATAATGAGCCAACCTCTGAAGGTGCAAAGGTATCTAATGAAATTATCTTTCTTATTATTCTTCCTTCTTCCGCTCAAGTCTATGGTAGCCCATAGCAACGCTTGCGGGAAAGTTATGAAATTGGCACACATATAGAGGTCAGTACCAATAGTAACCACACCAAATTTGAACTCTAACTCATTCCCTCTAGCACCaacacctgtccaaagtttcactcatactgatgctaataacttttgaaccgtaATGACTAAACTAAATTGATTCATTAGCTCAAGACGATCCAATGAGCATCGCGTGCGGGCGTCTGCAACCTTCAACTCTCGTCAGCGAAAGCAGATGAAGTCGCGTCTATGACGTTTAAATAAAGTCAAAAGTCGCGCGCACGAAAACCACGAGCACGCGAATAAACCCAAGCGCGCAAAACAGACCCACGAGAGGAAAATAACAACGCGAGAGCGCATCTGTGCACCCGCGAGAGCGCATCTGTGCAGCCGCGAGTGCATTTGTACACCGCTCAGGGTCCGACATAATGGTTCCTTAAAACGTGCCTCGTCCTAGTCCTGCTACATGTTTAAACAAGAGTGAAACTGATTAAACAAATGACCAATCACAGGTGGGAAGACAAGtcattgccccgccctcaaagTGTCAAAAGTCAACTTGAGGAGCGAGCGTTGAGTAGTCACGCGAGCGCTCATTTGCAGTTGTGCGCGCTAGGCAGCAGGGGCTTGTGCTAGAATAAATTTCCGCCCCTAAATACTGTTTCGCGCGCTCGCGGTGTACAAATGCGCTCGCGGCTGCACAGATGCGCTCTCGCGGGTGCACAGATGCGCTCTCGCGTTGCTATTTTCCTCTCGTGGGTCTGTTTTGCGAGCTTGAGTTTATTCGCGTGCTCGTAGTTTTCGTGCGCGCGACTTTTGACTTTATTTAAACGTCATACATAATTTTTCATGGTCTATGATTcaaaaccaaacttggtacatgtcatttAAAAACATGACCTGAGGTAATGTGCAGCGTTTTGGCGCAGCGCCATGTTTTGGTCTGGAGAtacgatttatttatttttttgcttatAAATTCTGAAACGtttgtccaaaaatcataaaagtgtCTTTAGATTTGGGACGTCATGTcaagtcgactgatatccattTTTATCCTATCTGCCTTTTTggctaaaatgctgtattttatgaacacaTGCATGggttgttacgaaacttggtatgggtcatcagcACAATACCCTAAAGGAGCCTGGAAAGTTTGAAACAACACCATCTAGTGgagattttttcccccaaatgcttataactttgggtggggttgacttattttcatgGGCTaaagatgggctttgtaacgacgtctttagtgccttttatgggtcttgagagaggaaaaaacattagtgtcaatgaaggcctttctgagataacggatttcaacaaaaatatcttcatttgtgttccgaagatgaacaaaggcatgtcaaacgacattagggtaagtatttaatgacagaatattaatttttgggtgaactaaccctttaaggatgtTTGATGGCTGCTCGAGAGACTGCATGAGTTTGTGGGTGCCTAGAGCTCTCAATCGTGGGGAAATGTTGGACGGCCACTCAAGAGTTGGGACACGGTGTCTCCGGTGGTGAAGATGGTCACTGGGGGGCAAGTGTTTTAGATAGTCAGGGGCATGGTTGCTTGCTAGGAGAGCTCATTAAGGGCGCAAAGAGAACTGTCAAGTGACTCGAAACCTAGAAACTGCTGAACCTGAGAGAATAATTTGCCCTAATGTGTAATTCAATCAACAAGGAGATTCTTAGAAGTGTCTTCCCCTCCGACATCAGCCCATGTAAGTGTGACTGCGCTGGCGTGTGATGTAGTCTGACGTTCTCTACTCTCCTGTTACATTGAGAACACTACACCAGGACAACTGTTTATACACgctttattaattattaaaataccaTACAACCATATTAAAACACCAGTCACATGTAGATGGGCTGATGTCAGTGGAGAAGACACTTCTAGGATTCCCCATGTCGTATAAAACAAACAGAGGGGCAAATTAGTCTCTCAGTTTCAGCATTATTGACACCAAAGTTTCGAGT
This genomic window contains:
- the LOC137039682 gene encoding SLAM family member 5-like, which codes for MGNPRSVFSTDISPSTCEFAAGDEVKLVMEGESITLHASLSETQRAFELIVWAFGPEHIRIAQINKITNIKVSLFEDVFGGIFRDKLKLDDQTGDLTITNITTEHSGLYELAGGKTIRILVYARLPVPVISRDCSSSSSYCSLVCSSVVNVSHVTLSWFKGNNLLSSISVSDLSINLSLPLEVEYQDKNTYSCVLNNPISNQTQHLDITQLCRPCSVNKLIHLVLACVFIGVIVLDVAVGIFIRCRNADQVAQAPVQDIELNNAESADPEKVELKTVSVMLGQSVTLNTGITKIQSCDMLQWRFGKAGTDYTNPFDVIVRVNEQNSSVRHHHDDRVHLNRMTGYLTINDIRPSDFGIYKLNITRNGRNMISKTFIVQDSSEGREDASEPEETNSLMNN